In one window of uncultured Draconibacterium sp. DNA:
- the pulA gene encoding type I pullulanase, with protein sequence MRNWKFNHIDFSTYPGYSGKDLGVFWSPEKTTIKIWAPTAQMVELRLYKDGVRGEAYHKTNLQKNENGIWGTILTGDYEGKFYTFRVNDGEWLDEVPGIYARCVGANGLRGMIYNPNTTNPEDWVYDNGPRYKSFTDAVIYETHVRDFSIAENSGIENKGKFLGFTEEETRSPEGIKTGIDHLKELGVTHVHLLPVNDYVTVDEEKPLEKYNWGYDPMHYNALEGSYATDAYDGRKRIVEFKELVKALHANGIGVILDVVFNHTYYAKESVFNQIVPGYFYRQKEDGSFSNASGCGNELASEREMVRKYIIDTLKYWVEEFHVDGFRFDLMGIHDLKTMQEIRKSLDKIDRGLFLYGEGWAADQSPMPESKRAVKKNTSAMRRIASFNDDFRDDLKGNHGDRKSKGFVSGLNLREEAIKFGITGAVYHPQVNYGYIDTVETAWAAEPDQCINYVSCHDNYTLWDKLKQSLPKASDEELRKRVRLAGALVLTSQGVPLLHAGVDFCRTKGGNGNSYKSPDSVNQIDWSRKDEYIDVFEYFQKLIQLRKNHPAFRMTSAEAIRKDLNFCAEYKIGVVSYCLDGKAAGDSWSKIFLLFNGNEDEVEFPLPEGRYKVVADGNSINEEGTEHVEDTVVVEPVSLKILVHAEKG encoded by the coding sequence ATGCGAAACTGGAAATTTAACCATATCGATTTTTCAACTTATCCCGGTTATTCGGGTAAGGATTTGGGTGTTTTTTGGTCGCCCGAAAAGACCACGATAAAGATTTGGGCACCTACAGCTCAAATGGTAGAATTGCGTTTGTACAAAGATGGCGTACGTGGTGAAGCGTACCATAAAACCAACCTGCAGAAGAACGAAAACGGCATTTGGGGCACTATTTTAACCGGCGATTACGAAGGGAAATTCTATACTTTTCGGGTGAACGATGGCGAATGGCTGGATGAAGTTCCGGGGATATACGCACGCTGCGTTGGCGCCAATGGATTGCGCGGAATGATTTATAATCCGAACACCACAAATCCTGAAGATTGGGTTTACGATAATGGTCCGCGCTACAAAAGTTTTACCGATGCGGTGATTTACGAAACCCACGTGCGCGATTTTTCCATTGCAGAAAATTCAGGAATTGAAAACAAAGGCAAGTTTCTGGGATTTACCGAAGAAGAAACCCGTTCGCCGGAAGGTATAAAAACCGGAATCGATCATCTGAAAGAACTGGGTGTTACGCATGTGCATTTGCTGCCGGTGAACGATTATGTAACGGTTGACGAAGAAAAACCACTTGAAAAATACAATTGGGGTTACGACCCTATGCATTACAACGCACTGGAAGGTTCGTATGCAACGGATGCTTACGACGGGCGCAAACGTATCGTAGAATTTAAGGAGTTGGTAAAAGCACTGCATGCCAACGGAATTGGTGTGATTCTGGATGTGGTTTTTAACCATACCTATTACGCTAAAGAATCGGTTTTTAACCAGATTGTGCCGGGGTATTTTTACCGTCAGAAAGAGGATGGTTCGTTTTCAAATGCATCAGGATGTGGAAACGAACTGGCTTCGGAGCGTGAAATGGTGCGTAAATACATAATCGATACACTCAAATATTGGGTGGAGGAATTTCATGTTGACGGTTTCCGTTTTGATTTGATGGGTATTCACGATTTGAAAACCATGCAGGAAATCCGGAAGTCGTTGGATAAGATTGACCGAGGATTATTTCTTTATGGCGAAGGCTGGGCAGCCGACCAAAGTCCGATGCCGGAATCGAAGCGGGCAGTTAAAAAGAACACGTCGGCAATGCGAAGAATAGCCAGCTTTAACGACGATTTTCGCGATGACCTGAAGGGAAATCATGGCGATAGAAAGTCGAAAGGTTTTGTAAGTGGGCTTAATCTGCGCGAAGAGGCGATAAAGTTTGGAATTACCGGGGCGGTTTACCATCCGCAGGTGAATTACGGATATATCGATACGGTTGAAACGGCTTGGGCTGCTGAGCCCGATCAGTGTATCAATTACGTGTCGTGCCACGATAATTATACGCTTTGGGACAAATTGAAACAGAGTTTACCAAAAGCAAGTGATGAGGAATTACGCAAACGTGTAAGACTTGCCGGAGCGCTGGTTTTAACCTCGCAAGGAGTGCCACTTTTACATGCCGGTGTTGATTTTTGCCGCACAAAAGGTGGTAACGGTAACTCCTATAAATCGCCCGACTCGGTAAACCAGATCGACTGGAGCCGCAAAGATGAATACATTGATGTTTTTGAATATTTTCAGAAACTGATTCAGCTGCGTAAAAATCATCCGGCATTCCGTATGACTTCTGCCGAAGCAATTCGAAAAGATTTGAATTTTTGTGCCGAGTATAAAATCGGTGTTGTATCCTATTGTTTAGATGGAAAAGCGGCGGGAGACAGTTGGTCGAAAATATTTCTCCTTTTTAATGGAAATGAGGACGAAGTAGAATTCCCCTTACCCGAAGGCCGGTACAAAGTTGTAGCCGATGGCAACAGCATTAACGAAGAGGGAACAGAGCATGTTGAAGACACCGTTGTGGTAGAACCTGTTTCGCTAAAAATCCTTGTTCACGCCGAAAAGGGGTGA